The nucleotide sequence AACTATTTGCCAGCAAAGGAGAATATAACATTGTACTCGCTGCTCGTCAGCCCGACAGATTGGAAGCTGTAGCCCAAGATTTGCAAAAACTAGGTCATTCAGCGCTAGCCGTCCCCACAGATGTCAGAGATCCTGACCAAGTACAGGCGCTAGTCCAAAAAGCGCTAGATCGCTTTGGCTCTATCGACGTACTAATTAACAATGCAGGTCGCTACATATCGGGGCCAGCTGATAAATTTTCTTTAGAAGATTGGCATAAAACTATAGACCTAAATTTGTGGGGATATATCCACACAATTCATGCCCTACTGCCGCATTTTTTACAGCGAGGAAGCGGAACAATTGTTAATCTCAGTTCTATCGGCGGCAAAGTTCCTATTGCGTATTTAGTGCCTTACTCTACTAGCAAGTTTGCTGTTACCGGATTGA is from Microcoleus sp. FACHB-831 and encodes:
- a CDS encoding SDR family oxidoreductase, translating into MASTVLITGASQGIGKATAELFASKGEYNIVLAARQPDRLEAVAQDLQKLGHSALAVPTDVRDPDQVQALVQKALDRFGSIDVLINNAGRYISGPADKFSLEDWHKTIDLNLWGYIHTIHALLPHFLQRGSGTIVNLSSIGGKVPIAYLVPYSTSKFAVTGLTESLHAELAPKGIHVCGIYPNLIKSSLMERAIFRGIDDEDAQARREQLNMVLKVPVVEKPEDVAKAIWDAVKHKKSEVVVGSANLSQASYRLFPGLMQWVFRKTFQLKDSV